One Phaseolus vulgaris cultivar G19833 chromosome 2, P. vulgaris v2.0, whole genome shotgun sequence DNA window includes the following coding sequences:
- the LOC137812412 gene encoding uncharacterized protein produces MWVTTMAYSPLLPKPYYYHYQHQRCFNPKWTTRASSAAPGIDLNTLQSAISKKDSDAVKEALDQLGEVGWAKKWSSQPYVSRRTTSLRELTTLGIKNAENLAIPSVRNDAAFLFTVVGTTGFFAVLAGQLPGDWGFFVPYLIGSISLVVLAVGSISPGLLQAAISSFSSLFPDYQERIARHEAAHFLIAYLLGLPILGYSLDIGKEHVNLIDDRLEKLIYSGQLDAKELDRLAVVSMAGLAAEGLTYDKVIGQSADLFTLQRFLNRTKPPLSKDQQQNLTRWAVLFAASLLKNNKVLHEALMEAMAKKASVLECIQTIENAA; encoded by the exons ATGTGGGTGACAACCATGGCTTACTCACCTCTTCTTCCCAAACCCTATTACTACCATTATCAACATCAAAGATGTTTCAACCCAAAATGGACAACAAGAGCTTCCTCTGCTGCCCCTGGGATCGACCTCAACACACTCCAATCTGCCATTTCCAAG AAAGACAGTGATGCTGTTAAAGAGGCACTAGATCAGCTAGGTGAAGTTGGTTGGGCCAAGAAATGGAGTTCTCAGCCATATGTTTCACGTCGTACG ACATCACTGCGAGAGCTGACAACTCTAGGAATAAAAAACGCAGAGAACCTTGCAATTCCTAGTGTTAGAAACGAT GCAGCTTTTCTTTTTACTGTGGTTGGAACAACAGGATTTTTTGCTGTTCTAGCTGGGCAGCTTCCCGGG GACTGGGGTTTTTTTGTTCCATACTTGATTGGGAGTATTTCCTTAGTGGTTTTGGCTGTGGGTAGCATATCCCCAGG GCTTCTCCAAGCTGCTATTAGCAGCTTCTCATCACTTTTTCCTGATTATCAAGAGAGGATTGCCAGACATGAAGCAGCTCACTTTTTGA TTGCTTATCTCCTTGGCTTACCCATTTTGGGCTACTCACTGGATATTGGGAAAGAGCATGTCAATCTCATTGATGACAGGCTTGAAAAGCTTATCTATAGCGGTCAGCTTGATGCTAAAGAGCTAGATAG ATTAGCTGTTGTGTCAATGGCTGGATTGGCAGCAGAAGGTTTAACATATGACAAGGTGATTGGACAATCTGCTGATCTTTTCACTCTGCAG AGATTTCTTAACAGAACCAAGCCACCACTCAGCAAAGATCAGCAACAAAATCTCACAAGATGGGCT GTTCTGTTTGCTGCTTCTCTCTTAAAAAACAACAAGGTGCTTCATGAAGCCTTAATGGAAGCAATGGCAAAGAAGGCAAGCGTATTAGAGTGCATTCAGACAATCGAAAATGCAGCATAG
- the LOC137812414 gene encoding shikimate kinase 1, chloroplastic: MDVKVAHGLQLSAVVQHEKIGRRPRAGRFDMSREPQRLRLFVSTRLSSTMTRRRTTAVEVSSSYDKISASILESGRVRSPLDEKLILKNRSQEIQPYLNGRCIYLVGMMGSGKTTVGKIMSEVLGYSFCDSDTLVEEEVGGDSVADIFKHHGEPFFRNKETEVLRKLSLLHQLVISTGGGAVIRPINWKYMHKGVSVWLDVPLEALAQRIAAVGTNSRPLLHYEAGDPYSRAFMRLSAIFEERGEAYANANARVSLKNIAIKLGKRDVSELSPTDIAIEALEQIDNFLKGEGGSYAEC, encoded by the exons ATGGACGTGAAAGTTGCACACGGGTTACAACTTTCAGCGGTGGTTCAGCATGAAAAGATTGGGAGAAGACCCAGAGCTGGTCGTTTCGACATGTCTCGGGAACCGCAGAGGCTTCGGCTTTTTGTTTCCACCAGGTTGTCTTCAACCATGACGCGCCGCAGAACAACCGCTGTGGAGGTTTCTTCTTCTTACGACAAAATTTCAG CTTCAATATTGGAATCTGGACGCGTTCGTTCTCCTCTTGACGAAAAGCTGATTCTAAAG AATAGATCGCAAGAGATCCAGCCATATTTGAATGGACGCTGTATATATCTTGTTG GAATGATGGGCTCTGGGAAAACAACTGTGGGGAAGATAATGTCGGAAGTACTTGGTTATTCATTTTGTGACAG TGATACATTGGTGGAGGAGGAGGTAGGAGGAGACTCTGTGGCTGATATTTTCAAGCACCATGGTGAGCCTTTCTTTCGTAATAAGGAG ACTGAGGTATTGCGGAAGCTATCCCTGTTGCATCAACTTGTTATTTCTACTGGTGGAGGAGCTGTTATAAGGCCCATAAATTG GAAATATATGCATAAAGGGGTTAGTGTTTGGTTGGACGTACCATTGGAAGCCCTGGCACAGAGAATTGCAGCTGTAGGAACTAATTCTCGCCCCCTTCTACACTATGAAGCAGGGGATCCTTATTCACGG GCCTTTATGCGATTGTCTGCTATTTTTGAAGAGAGGGGTGAAGCATACGCCAACGCCAATGCCAGGGTCTCGTTAAAAA ATATAGCAATAAAACTCGGCAAAAGAGATGTGTCCGAATTGTCTCCAACTGATATTGCAATTGAG GCGCTGGAACAAATTGACAACTTTTTGAAGGGTGAAGGTGGCAGTTATGCAGAATGTTAA
- the LOC137812413 gene encoding stress enhanced protein 2, chloroplastic yields MASAAARVTHCELRPARTAVRGRELGGPVQVTIPKPKAVETEGANTNIVLQPRLCTLRSYGSDRFGVIKTRREGGDEVLPFFAALSDYIESSKKSQDFEIISGRLAMMVFAGTVAMEVVTGNSVFRKMDIEGITEAGGVCLGAVTCAALFAWFSSARNRVGRIFSVGCNAFIDSVIDQIVDGLFYEGDPTDWPDQP; encoded by the exons ATGGCATCTGCTGCTGCGCGTGTGACGCACTGTGAACTGCGGCCGGCTAGAACGGCGGTTCGGGGAAGAGAACTGGGCGGTCCGGTTCAGGTGACGATCCCGAAACCGAAAGCGGTGGAGACAGAAGGCGCGAACACGAACATCGTGTTGCAGCCGCGGTTGTGTACTCTGAGATCCTACGGTTCAGATCGATTTGGCGTCATCAAGACTCGCAGGGAGGGTGGCGATGAGGTGTTACCATTCTTCGCTGCACTTTCCGACTACATCGAGAGCTCTAAGAAGAGTCAAGATTTTGAGATCATCTCTGGTCGTCTAGCAATG ATGGTGTTTGCAGGAACAGTGGCAATGGAAGTGGTGACAGGGAACTCTGTGTTCAGAAAGATGGATATTGAAGGAATCACTGAAGCGGGTGGGGTGTGTTTGGGTGCTGTAACTTGTGCAGCTCTCTTTGCATGGTTCTCCAGTGCCCGAAACAGAGTTGGTCGAATCTTCTCTGTCGGCTGCAACGCATTCATCGACTCCGTAATTGACCAAATCGTCGATGGTCTCTTCTATGAAGGGGACCCTACTGATTGGCCTGATCAACCTTGA